ACGCCAGTCAACTTTAGATGTAGATTACTGGATGATTGTAACAAACTGTGAGTGGACTGGAATTTGTACCCATTGAAATtgttcagaaatgcaggatatATTATTGTGCAGCAAACAGCAGCACATGTGTGTATGTCATTCTGgattagtttattattattattattattattatcatcatcatcatcatcattatcatcatcatcattattattgttgttgttattacaatTATCGAGAATATAGAATAAGTGCAAATACTTGTAATGGGGTTGCTTTACTTGCTCCAGATCTTTGACACATGTAATGCTTTAAATAAATTATGTTCCCAGAAAATGGTATTAAGGTTAGAAATGGCAAATGTTTGGAAAGCAACATTCACTCTATTTAAAGACTTGTATGACAACAAAAATTTTAGATATGCTGAGGGAAAAAGTGTAAGACAAGAATAAGAGTACAGTGAGAAGCAATAATTCTTATATtagttgttttccttctttcaggaCTAAGGACTCTCAGCCCTAGATTTTGGTATATTTGACTATTGGCAATCCTTAGATTAATTTTTGAAGATGAACAGGAACATCAAAGGGAGAATGGCCCGGCCACCAGGGTCACAAGGAGCTGAACTTGAAAATCAGTTTATTCTTAGACTTCCTGTTGTAAGTAATTAAGCTTTGAACTGTTTAAAAGTGAATTTGGCACTGTATAATATTATGTCATATTTTGTCTGAATGTACTATGAAAACATTCTTTACATATTTACCATATTAATAGATGTAGAAGCAAATTAATGTCAAATAATATTATGATTGTCATTCCATCCAGAAGACTGTAAGCACGCATTTAATTAAAGCTATTCTATTTTAGACCCAGGCTGCATCCCTGCGGGAAGCCATCAGACATGGCCACACGAACATCAAGGATCGTCTGGCAATCCAGCTTGACTTCACCAATGATAAGGATGACATGAGGAATGGAGTTATTACTATTGACACCATCATGTACAAAGCAAGGGTGAGACATTAACAAACTAGTAATTATATTTGTTTTGATAATTCTAGTTTCCCAATACTAATCCAAATCTTTTTAAGGTGGGGTGAAAAAATTCATTCATGGTCAAAAATTAGATCTCTTAGCAAATTCAAACCACGCTCTAGAAGCACCCTTGCGGCGAGGGCTGGAAGTAGACACTGCTACTGAtgctctctcatttctcccaGTAGTGGTGGACTCAGCTATTCAAGGAACTGGTTCCTTGGGCTGGCAGAACCATCAGAATTCCTTCCATGGTGAATTAGCAGAATGTGGCTGGTGAATACCAAAATCTTGGAACCACCAGCACGCTGCTTGACAATTACCAGGCACACTGGTGGTTCCGAGGTTGGTATTCACAAGCTGGCAGAACCATTTCCAAAACCAGTTCCACAGAAAATCAGTTGAGAGCAGCTGGTGAATACCAGCATCTCAGAATCATGAGCACACTGCTTGGCAGTTACCAGAGTGTGGCAGTTCCACAGGACGTTGCTCCCATCATCCTGCCATCCACTTCATTTCGGACAGCCAATTGCTGGAGCATACAAAAATTATTGTTCACAAGAGATTGGCTGCTCTTTTAATCGCAGAAGAGCTCATCCATGACCCTGCACTAGATGTAGACATtcatacaagaaataaaattttaagtaggcaagaaaaagagagaggagaactgAGACCACAGAGTCCTGCAAGTGGTTTGCTCACAACATTGACCACTCCTTAGGGAACTAAGTGAATCACCTCTCCAGTGTGAGCCATGAGTGATGTCGTAACACTGCTTTAGAGCACTCTGGACTCTGGAGTGTTTTATAACATTCCAAAAGTTACTGGAGTGCTATTTAGCATGCACCCCTGGTTCCTGGTCCAGAGGACTGAAAGACCCAGGCTTTgggatgaataataataaacaagcaTACTGGTTATTGATGTTGCTGGTGAGAAACAATTAGCTGATCAAGATGCAGCTGATGTTTATGGAGAAGTATTTGCGTAGTAAAACAGCTcatgtcttcattttttattgctTATTACTTTATTACTTATGTATTGTGTTTTCAGGGTACATCCTAGTAATCTGATGCACTTCTGGTCCCCTGGTTGCTGGATTAACagacttttactgtatttgGTTTTGATTGTTTTTCCTAAATACCATGAACTATTTCCACGTTTGGAAATTTGAGTAGCAATTTGTATTGTCTCTACCCTTTAATTTGCTTTTTGGTGATGCAGCAATTTTATATTTTCAGCTGATGGACATACCAACAATAATGGAAACTTTGAAGACAATTGATGGTAAAAACTTTTACAAGACAGCAGATGTTTGTCAGGTGAGAAATCATTAGCACAAAAAATTGTGAATTTGTGTATTTTACCTTGTTGAAGTTCAGTATCATAATATGCTACTGTGTTGGTCATTATGTATTTCAGAAGTGATATATCATGGAACTTAGATACATGGCTACATATATATCAGTGAAATTGCTTTTGGGAAGGGTTTGttgttcatcatctttcttattGATGTTATATTTtcaagatttttattttatattgggTATGAATGTCATCTTTCTTTACTGttgtatgttatgttatgaatgcattttttagtatttttttcttgttagtttTTGAAAGTTTTATTAAGATATTTATTCATTGTAAGTTTATTGTCGTAAATGTGAGTCTTTTTATAGTTATCTTTTGTATTTCAAATACTACACTGACGTGTCCTTGATCATGTTTTGTTTGACATATGCTGTCATTCAGTCATATTGGAAGGAATTCTGAGATCTAAAGATATGACATGATTTGGTGAATGACTAGTAGAATAAAGTATGAAAAGCATGAATAACTTCACAGGGAAGCAGACATGAAACTCATTTTGAAATTACGCATCTCTTCAGGATTGTGAGGTTGAATCTTGGATTAGAAAAAGTGGGTTAACATTAATATGAGGGAATGGaaatcttttcctattcttattgTGCCATGATATACAAATCCAGTACATACTACTTGTTCTTATTGTCTTTATGTTTTGATAagtgaataaaagtaagaagaaatacTGTTGTGTAAGTCAGTAGTTTTTCATGAATTGCTTAATTTACAGTTGTCATGGTAGTTTAAGGAAGATGCGAGTTTCTTTGTATTAGAAAGTGTTCTAGACAACAAGTTACTTGTTTATAGTTGTGTTACAGAATGTATGCCTTAGAGATTGACATTTTTGTCTTACATTGGGCTCACCACAGTGGAAATGGATATCAAGAAGGATGATTTTCAGATGTTGATGGtacgagaggaggaagacccCCCAGAAGAAGAGGATtccaagaagaagaggagagatccCAACAAAGTGGACAAAAAGTACCTTTGGCCACATGGATACACTCCCCCTCTCAAAAATGTCCGCAAACGTCGCTTCCGGAAAACTCTGAGAAAGAAGGTAGGTATATTTTTGTGTGCACCATATTGTTGATATGCAgatgagtttatttttttcttaaactcCGTTTGGCACAGTGGCATCTTCACTTTTGTGCAGTTCATGTAGCAACTGAAAATGTAATAAGAttttaaatcaataaaatgTAGATTTTGTTTTTGACATGatatattttacatatattaaatcttttacttatttcttaccTGCAGTATGCATTATTTTATATTGAATTGTTTCAAACATCTGTAGATCAGGTCTACTCTACCTGTGAAAATTTTGCTTGATTACTGGTTGGCAGTACTGTCTTACTAATACTGCCATTATTTAAGACTGAAAGCCTTAGAATCTACTCTATTTTGTGTGCTCATTATGAGGGAAAGATTAAATGTAATATGTATTGTATATTGGTACTGTGGATGTTGATTTTGAAAGGTTACAGATTTCTATCCTAATGACTTTTGTGTCAATTCTCATCTGAAACTTAATagctttttataattttcagaATCTGGATTtaccagaaatagaaaaagaagtgaaaagattGCTAAGAACCGATAATGAAGCCACTTCAATTCGATGGGAAGTTATtcgggaagaagatgaaaagaagaataatgcaGATGCAAGTATATCATCATCGAACCTAGATGGTAAGAATAtgtctctgtatatatatatatatatatatatatatatatatatatatatatatatatatatatatatatatatatatatatatatatatatatatatatatatatatatatatatatatatatatatatatatatatatatatatatgtaaggagagaaactgaccaagggcaacaaaaaatgtgaaaaaaaaaaggaaaaaagggtcCACTTAGGTGCCTGTCCCCAAACATGTTCATAAGAGGTCtatcaggaagaagagaaaaagactcCAAGGCTGGTGTAGGAGTTGCCATATTCAAATTTAATTTTTGAGCGAAGAATGTGTGATTAGCTGGatacatgtagttttgtgtgaaggaagagagttatcTTTAGATGGCAGGCTGTGACTTCTCCTTTGTGTTGTgatacacaaagggaaacattgagTGAAGTCACAGCTGGCAttaataagtatatatataaagagagagagagagggagagattcaTAAAATTTTCAGCAAaatccttttgtttttatatagaaAGTTTAGAAATCTTATTATGTAATTATATTATTGCCTTAGTTTGTGTACTAAACtcactgtttttttatttaacctTTTAAAATCTGACTTAACATTTATGTGCTTTTGTCACAGAACAACTGTTTGGAGGGGCTCTCAGTTCCTCAGATGATGAGGTTGGGCCAACCATCAACATtgtggatgaagatgatgattcaCGTCTCTCAGTAGATGATGATAGGTTGTCCGAGTCATACATGGTAAGTAGGGAGCATCATGATCTGTAGTCATATTGTAACAGTAGCATTGTGCTGGAAGACTAGGAGGTAAGCAGGTATGACATCCATTCACTGGGTTTTAAGGCTCATAATACTTACCTGTGGTTAACAGATGAATGTTATATGTGCATGTATAGTACATAATTC
The sequence above is drawn from the Portunus trituberculatus isolate SZX2019 chromosome 41, ASM1759143v1, whole genome shotgun sequence genome and encodes:
- the LOC123517081 gene encoding transcription initiation factor TFIID subunit 7-like isoform X2; the protein is MNRNIKGRMARPPGSQGAELENQFILRLPVTQAASLREAIRHGHTNIKDRLAIQLDFTNDKDDMRNGVITIDTIMYKARLMDIPTIMETLKTIDGKNFYKTADVCQMLMVREEEDPPEEEDSKKKRRDPNKVDKKYLWPHGYTPPLKNVRKRRFRKTLRKKNLDLPEIEKEVKRLLRTDNEATSIRWEVIREEDEKKNNADASISSSNLDEQLFGGALSSSDDEVGPTINIVDEDDDSRLSVDDDRLSESYMHNETGSSPPSKIGGSGTPQVTDFSGMFQKEGDSSSKPQTPSPSKAGKGKLYARISVLESELTHLTTQRAAQKAEIANIENLALKQRFLSELADIETQIREKEYEIEEIRVQLQE
- the LOC123517081 gene encoding transcription initiation factor TFIID subunit 7-like isoform X1; this encodes MNRNIKGRMARPPGSQGAELENQFILRLPVTQAASLREAIRHGHTNIKDRLAIQLDFTNDKDDMRNGVITIDTIMYKARLMDIPTIMETLKTIDGKNFYKTADVCQMLMVREEEDPPEEEDSKKKRRDPNKVDKKYLWPHGYTPPLKNVRKRRFRKTLRKKNLDLPEIEKEVKRLLRTDNEATSIRWEVIREEDEKKNNADASISSSNLDEQLFGGALSSSDDEVGPTINIVDEDDDSRLSVDDDRLSESYMHNETGSSPPSKIGGSGTPQVTDFSGMFQKEGDSSSKPQTPSPSKAGKGKNSRSSSKKGSSSGGGHGRPSEDGGHSSESTSKLYARISVLESELTHLTTQRAAQKAEIANIENLALKQRFLSELADIETQIREKEYEIEEIRVQLQE